CCGTAGAGCAGCCGCGAGAAGGTGTCGCGCCCCAACTGGTCGGTCCCCGCGAGGTGATCGAGCGTGGGCGGCGACAGGCGCGCTGGAATGTCGAGCGCATTGGGGTCATAGGGCGCGAGCCATGGCGCGAATATCGCGCTGGCGAAGAAGAGCAGCACGAGGATCAGGCCGGTCAAGCCCTGCCAGTTACCCAGGAAAGCCTTCAGCTTCTCGCGCCGTTCGCGCCCGGCGCTTTCCCGCACCGCCGCCTCGGTAAGGTCGTCGGGCACGCTCGCATCGAGCTGCGGCGCCCCGGTTTCGGTATCAGAGCGATTCACGGACACGGGGATCAAGCCAGGCTATGAGAATATCGGAGAAAAGAACGACGAGGATGTAGAGTCCCGTGGCGACAAGGACCGCGCCCTGGACCACCGGGAAGTTCCGCGCCATGACGGAGTCGAAAATGAGCTTGCCCACCCCGGGCCGGGCAAAGATGATCTCGGCGAAGACGGTAGCCGAGATAAGCCCTCCGAACCCCATCCCGATCAGCGTGATCGTGGGCAGGATCGCCACCCGGAGCGCATAGCCATAGACCACCTTGCGGGGACGCAGTCCGAAGGCGCGGGCCGAGCGTATGTAGTTTTCGCCCATGACCTCCAGCATTGAGGCGCGGACCATCCGCGCGAGATACCCCACCCAGCTCAGCCCGATGGCGAATGCCGGAAGGATGAGATGGGTAAGCTGATCGCCCAGGTCGCCCGGCTCCCCGGCACCGATCGCCGGAAGCCAGCGAAGCTCGACCGCGAAGATCAGGAGCGCCCAGATCGCCACGAGGAACGAGGGTAGCGCGATACTCCCAACCGACAGGACGCCGGTGATCCGGTCCAGCAGGCTGTTGGGCCGCACCGCCGCCAGGCACCCGAGCGGAATTCCCAAAAGCGCGGCCCACCCCATGCTCGCGAAGACAAGCGCCAGTGTGAATCCCAGTCGCTCGAGGATGATCGCCGCCACCGGCCGATCCGAGAACACGTCGAGCCCCAGGTCGCCCGTCGCGGCATTGCCGACGTAGATCACGAATTGCTTCCATATGGGCTCGTCGAGATGCATCTTCTCGGCATAGCGCGCCACCGCCTCGGGCGTCGCGCGGGGGCCGAGAGCGATCGTCGCCGGATCGCCCGGAATAAGGTGCAGGAGCGAGAAGAGCACCAGCACCACGAGGCAGATGACGACGACCGCAAGGCCCAGGCGTTTTATGAGATAGACGACCATCGCGTTTCACCGCTGCCCCGGCCCAATGCGCCTCGCGCGCAAGGCCGGGGTCGCGGTCTCGACCATCAGACCATCTTGAACCGGCGATAGTTCAACTCGCCCGAAGGCGCCGCGTTGATCTCGATCGTGTCGACATGTGCATAGGCTTCCGGTTCGTGGTTGATCCAGACATAGGCGCCCGTGTTCTCCATGATCTCCTGCATCCGCAGATAGATCTCGCGGCGCTTGTCCTCGTCGTCCTCGGCGATGCCTTCCTTGTAGAGGCGGTCGTATTCCTCGTCGGTCCAGCGCTCCCAGTTCCAGATGCCGACTTGGTCCGAGACGAACCACTGCGTCGCCTCGTAGGGGTCGGGCGTGGTGCCGAAGCGCATGAGCCAGAGCTCCAGTTCCTTCCAGGTGTCACCCTTGCTCTCCTGACCCATTTCCCAGAAGGGCCCGCTGTCGAGCGGCATGACCTTCACGGTAATCCCCACCGCGGCGAGGTTGGCCTGGATGATCTGCGCGGCCAGCATCCGCTCCTGGATGTTGAGCGTGCGCAGCGTCAGTTCGAGGCCCGAGACACCCGCTTCGTCCAGAAGCGCGCGAGCTTTCGCCGGATCATAGCTGTAACCGGACTGCTCGCGCTGACCCAGCAGGCCGGGGCAAATGATCCCGTGCGATTTCGTGGTGGTGTTGGAGTAGGCCCCGGCGAGGATCGAATCCACGTCGACCGCATGCTGGATCGCCTGCCGAACCTTGAGATCCTGAAGTTTCGGATGCTCCGTGTTCATTCCCATCCACATGTATTGAAGCTCACCCGCCGTGGTGACCTTCACGCCCTCCGGCATGTCTGCAAGATACCGCGCCAGCGTATCCGGGCCAAGCTCGGTGCTGTCGAGCTCGCCCGCATCGAACGCCAGTTCCGACGCTTTCACCTCGGTGATCACGTTGGCGATGACCTTGTCGAAATCGGGCTTCGGACCGGTCCATTCGGGGTTTCTCTCGAACAGGACGCGCTGACCGGGTTTGTAGTCATAGGTGTAGGGGCCGCAGATCGCCGGGAAGTCGATGGTGAACTTGCCCCCGGCCTCCTCGGTCGCCTTCTTGCAGACGATGGCTCCCGGCCCGTGGCAGAGCGTCACCATGAAGAAGGGTGCGAATGCCTGCGTGAGCACGATCGTCCCGGTCAGGTCGCCGGTGACTTCGACACTGTCGAGCGCCTCGAAATACCCCGCCCAGTCGCCGTCCTTCATACGCTCGTAGGAGTATTTCACGTCCTCCGCGCTCAGCGTGCCGAAGCCGTTCGACCACTTGAGACCCGGTTTCAGCTCGAAATCGATATGCGTGGGATCGCGCAGTTCCAGCTTCTCCACATACATCGTCGGTCGCCAGGTGAAGCTGCCATCTTCCTCGACATATTCCGCGAGGAACGGAAGACACTGCTTCTGCGCCTCGACCTCGGTGCCACCCACCATGTAGGCCGGATCCAGGATGGCGTTGTCGCCGTCCTGCCGCACGCGCAGCACCTTCTGCCCGTTTTCCTGCGCGACCACCGCGCCGGTCCAGGCCGGTGCGACACTCAGCGCGCCGAAGGCTGCCGTCTTCCCGAGGAACTGGCGGCGGGTTGTGTTGAACGTGGTCATGCAAGATCTCCCATGTGTCTGTTCTTCTTTTTCGTTGTTCGTGATTATCCACGGCAGCCGGAATTTATCCATTTCGCACGCTTTCGCGATGTGACGCATTTCGGGCGAGGATTCGCGACATCATACCATGTTTCTCGGGATCGCCTCGTCCCATTCGATCTCCTTGACCAGGCTATCGCCCTCCCATGCGCGCAACTTGGCCACGATGTAGAAATTTTCGACATCCGAGGTCATCGTCGTCTCCGTCTCCGAGCGCGCGGACCAGTCGTCCCGCTCGAGTCCGATGGACCACCGGAAATGCGCGCGCGCCCTGGTCACATCGTCATGCGGGACGGTGAAGGTCTCGTATCCCTGTTCGTGAACCGTCAGGCCGTTATCCTCCAGGCGGTATCGTCCATCGCCATCGCCGATCTGCAAGCGGGTCTCGTTCGCGGCGGCGTCTTCCACGATGAGGTAGCGCAAATCGGGCTCCTCGAGCTGTTCTATCCCGCGCTGCGGCGCCGTCTCGACCTCCTCGAAGGGCGGCAACGCAGCGTCGATCTCCCGCCTTGGCCGCAGCGGCAGGTCGAGCGAACTGCCCTCGGCGTGCAGGATCAGGCGCACGGGTTCGGGCGCGGGCCAGATCATCGGGAAGTAACTGGTAGAGATCGCAAGACGCAGTCGATGCCCCTCGGAGATTCTCTGGGCCACGTGCTTCATCGGGATGGTGATCTCGTAGATCTCGCCGGGCTCGAGCGGCTCGGGTGCCTCGTGGCCGTCGCGATGGGTGAGGTTCAGGACACCGAAGGAAACCCGCGTCGACCGGCCATCGGGATCCACGTCGCACAATCGTGCGGCCAGTTGGGCGACCGGCTTGTCAACGCTCACCCGCAGCCGGACCTGGGCATCTCCCGCGAATTCAAGCGCCTCCTCGAGCGGGACGGTGTCGAAACAGAGGCTTCCCGCGTCCTCGGCACGCTGATCGACCGGGGCATCGCCCGGCGCGGAATATGCGCACCACCGGCCCGACGCCATGCCCACCGTGGCCGGCGACGTGATCGCCACCGATCCACGCTTCCTCGGTTCCGCCCGGTCGAGCGATCCGTCCGACCCCAGGTGGAACGCGGTGCGGCGGATGTTCGGCGAGGGCCAGGACGGCTCGGCGATCCATCGCCCCGGACGATGCCCATACCAGCCCCGCGGCGGCACGCTGTCCTGCATGTAAAGGCGCAGTTGCGGCTCCTCCATGATCCCCGTGTCGCGGCCCTTCATCCACTGGTCGAACCAGCGCACTTCCTCCTGCAGGAACCCGATGGCCGGCCCAGGCTCTCCGATATGTGGATAGCGATGCGCCCACGGCCCAACGAGACCTTTTTTCGGACCTTGCAGGTTTTCCATCAGGCGAAAGACCGCCCTGCAATAGCCGTCGGCCCAGCCCGAGACGGCATAGACCGGGATCTGGATTTTCGACCAGTCCTCGCAGATCGAGCCATGCTTCCAGAACTCGTCGCGTGTCTGATGCTCCAGCCAGGTCTTGAGCCACAAACCGCTTCCCTCGAGCCGCTCCATCCACATCTCGCGCCACTTGTCGCCCACATTCGCGGGGTCTGGCGCCAGGCTGTTGCGCGCGAACATGATCGAGGCCCAGCTCGGATGCTCGCCCAGGACGCAACCGCCCATGTAGTGAATATCGTCCGCGTACCGGTCATCCGTCGAACAGAGCGTGATGATGGTCCTGAGCGCAGGCGGCTGCATCGCGGCGATCTGCAGTCCGTTGAACCCGCCCCACGAAATGCCGATCATCCCGACATTGCCATCGCACCACGGCTGATCCGCGATCCACGCGATCGCGTCATAGCCGTCCTGCAGTTCCTGCGCGGTATATTCGTCCTCCATCAAGCCTTCGGAATCCCCCGCTCCGCGCAGGTCGAGGCGGATCACCGCGTAACCATGCCCGGCCAGGTAGGGCTGCATCGGCGCGTCGCGCCCGGTCGTGAAATCGTTCTTTCGATAGGGGAGGTATTCGAGGATCGCCGGCACCGGCGCCTCCTCGGCATCCGCGGGCATCCAGATGCGCGCGGCCAGCTTGCAGCCATCGGGCATCTCGATCTCGGTATGGTGAATTTCCTTCACCGTGTTCTGAAAACGATCCACCTCGGTCATGTCCATCCTCCGCCATTCATGTGAAGACCCGCGCCGAATTGCGCCACCAGGCCAGCGTCCGTCGTACCCCGGCGACTCGCAATTTCGCGCCCCTTCGCGACTTGACACTGAACCCGCTTCGGTATGCAGTCCGGCCATGTCCGACGAGTTTGAAAGAAACCTGGCGCTCCTGTGCGGATACCAGCCCTCGATCGCCGAGGTCTGCCGCAGGATCGGACTGAACCGGCAGCAATTCAACAAGTATCTCGCGGGTCACTCGCGTCCCTCGCGGCACAACATGCGTCGCATCTGCGATTTCTTCGGCGTGACCGAGGCCGAACTACTGTCGGATCCTGCCAGGTTCGAGGACATGATCTCGCTCAAACGCAGGCCCATCCGGCACGGCGGCGACAAGGCGCTGTTTCACCTCGAGCAGCTTTACCGGCGCAGTCAGAGCCTGGAGAAATATGTCGGCTATTACTTCCGGTATTTCTATTCCTTCGGCAACCAGGGCAAGGTGTTCCGGTCGATCGCGTCGATCCATGCCGAGGACGGGCGCTATTTCTGGAAGAACATCGAGCTTCTGCGGGATCCCGCCACCGGGCGAAGTCGCGGGCTCAACAAGTACGAGGGCGCGATCTTCTACCTCGCCGATCGCATCTACGTGACCGAGTATGAGACGCTCGAGAAGAACTCCGTTACACAGATGACGCTCTACCCCAGCCATCAAAGCCGTCTCGGCACCCTCGTCGGCATCCAGACCGGCGGCCCCACCCGGCGCGGGCGCAAGCCGGGAGCATCGCGGGTGGCGCTGGAGTATCTCGGTCGCGACATCGACCTGCGACAGGCCTTCCGCCGCATAGGTTTGTTCGACCCCGCCGATGGCCACATCCGGCAGCAGACGCTCGACCTCATCCGCAACGACCTCGCCCC
This window of the Roseovarius sp. SCSIO 43702 genome carries:
- a CDS encoding ABC transporter permease produces the protein MVVYLIKRLGLAVVVICLVVLVLFSLLHLIPGDPATIALGPRATPEAVARYAEKMHLDEPIWKQFVIYVGNAATGDLGLDVFSDRPVAAIILERLGFTLALVFASMGWAALLGIPLGCLAAVRPNSLLDRITGVLSVGSIALPSFLVAIWALLIFAVELRWLPAIGAGEPGDLGDQLTHLILPAFAIGLSWVGYLARMVRASMLEVMGENYIRSARAFGLRPRKVVYGYALRVAILPTITLIGMGFGGLISATVFAEIIFARPGVGKLIFDSVMARNFPVVQGAVLVATGLYILVVLFSDILIAWLDPRVRESL
- a CDS encoding ABC transporter substrate-binding protein; translated protein: MTTFNTTRRQFLGKTAAFGALSVAPAWTGAVVAQENGQKVLRVRQDGDNAILDPAYMVGGTEVEAQKQCLPFLAEYVEEDGSFTWRPTMYVEKLELRDPTHIDFELKPGLKWSNGFGTLSAEDVKYSYERMKDGDWAGYFEALDSVEVTGDLTGTIVLTQAFAPFFMVTLCHGPGAIVCKKATEEAGGKFTIDFPAICGPYTYDYKPGQRVLFERNPEWTGPKPDFDKVIANVITEVKASELAFDAGELDSTELGPDTLARYLADMPEGVKVTTAGELQYMWMGMNTEHPKLQDLKVRQAIQHAVDVDSILAGAYSNTTTKSHGIICPGLLGQREQSGYSYDPAKARALLDEAGVSGLELTLRTLNIQERMLAAQIIQANLAAVGITVKVMPLDSGPFWEMGQESKGDTWKELELWLMRFGTTPDPYEATQWFVSDQVGIWNWERWTDEEYDRLYKEGIAEDDEDKRREIYLRMQEIMENTGAYVWINHEPEAYAHVDTIEINAAPSGELNYRRFKMV
- a CDS encoding helix-turn-helix transcriptional regulator, whose protein sequence is MSDEFERNLALLCGYQPSIAEVCRRIGLNRQQFNKYLAGHSRPSRHNMRRICDFFGVTEAELLSDPARFEDMISLKRRPIRHGGDKALFHLEQLYRRSQSLEKYVGYYFRYFYSFGNQGKVFRSIASIHAEDGRYFWKNIELLRDPATGRSRGLNKYEGAIFYLADRIYVTEYETLEKNSVTQMTLYPSHQSRLGTLVGIQTGGPTRRGRKPGASRVALEYLGRDIDLRQAFRRIGLFDPADGHIRQQTLDLIRNDLAPGAFVLDVEEP
- a CDS encoding CocE/NonD family hydrolase: MTEVDRFQNTVKEIHHTEIEMPDGCKLAARIWMPADAEEAPVPAILEYLPYRKNDFTTGRDAPMQPYLAGHGYAVIRLDLRGAGDSEGLMEDEYTAQELQDGYDAIAWIADQPWCDGNVGMIGISWGGFNGLQIAAMQPPALRTIITLCSTDDRYADDIHYMGGCVLGEHPSWASIMFARNSLAPDPANVGDKWREMWMERLEGSGLWLKTWLEHQTRDEFWKHGSICEDWSKIQIPVYAVSGWADGYCRAVFRLMENLQGPKKGLVGPWAHRYPHIGEPGPAIGFLQEEVRWFDQWMKGRDTGIMEEPQLRLYMQDSVPPRGWYGHRPGRWIAEPSWPSPNIRRTAFHLGSDGSLDRAEPRKRGSVAITSPATVGMASGRWCAYSAPGDAPVDQRAEDAGSLCFDTVPLEEALEFAGDAQVRLRVSVDKPVAQLAARLCDVDPDGRSTRVSFGVLNLTHRDGHEAPEPLEPGEIYEITIPMKHVAQRISEGHRLRLAISTSYFPMIWPAPEPVRLILHAEGSSLDLPLRPRREIDAALPPFEEVETAPQRGIEQLEEPDLRYLIVEDAAANETRLQIGDGDGRYRLEDNGLTVHEQGYETFTVPHDDVTRARAHFRWSIGLERDDWSARSETETTMTSDVENFYIVAKLRAWEGDSLVKEIEWDEAIPRNMV